One window from the genome of Rariglobus hedericola encodes:
- a CDS encoding LysM peptidoglycan-binding domain-containing protein, protein MATRREFINTLGLGLAGLVLGGPSLLADSSGRRTYRVVRGDTLGRIAAHHDITVVALKTANGLKNDRIMVGQVLIIPGVSVISHVIAATAGLNIARGRWRHVVAHHSGIEAGNARSYGAAHRRRGMENGLAYDFVIGNGRDSGDGEIEIGPRWLKQIDGGHVRSDFYNAHGIGICLVGNFEKRRPGVRQLSSFISLVDWLRNEAPLGVKPKFTVHRWVDKNHTVCPGRYFPYAAMKKRYA, encoded by the coding sequence GTGGCGACGCGGCGTGAATTTATAAATACCCTCGGACTCGGTCTGGCCGGTCTGGTCTTGGGCGGTCCCTCCTTGCTGGCGGACTCCAGTGGCCGGCGCACGTATAGGGTGGTGCGCGGAGATACGCTCGGACGTATCGCGGCTCATCATGACATCACGGTGGTCGCGTTGAAGACCGCTAACGGCCTGAAGAACGACCGCATTATGGTCGGGCAGGTTTTGATTATTCCCGGTGTGTCGGTGATCTCGCACGTGATCGCGGCGACGGCGGGCTTGAACATTGCGCGAGGGCGTTGGCGGCATGTGGTCGCGCATCACAGCGGAATCGAGGCGGGTAATGCGCGCAGCTATGGAGCGGCGCACCGGAGGCGAGGTATGGAGAACGGGCTCGCGTATGATTTTGTAATCGGGAATGGCCGTGATTCAGGCGACGGCGAGATCGAGATCGGTCCGCGCTGGCTCAAGCAGATCGACGGCGGGCATGTGCGCAGTGATTTCTACAATGCGCACGGCATCGGAATCTGCCTCGTGGGTAATTTCGAAAAACGCCGGCCCGGGGTGCGGCAGTTGTCGTCGTTTATTTCGCTCGTGGATTGGTTGCGCAACGAGGCACCGCTCGGAGTGAAACCGAAATTCACCGTGCACCGCTGGGTGGACAAAAACCACACAGTGTGTCCGGGACGTTATTTCCCGTATGCGGCGATGAAGAAACGCTACGCGTAA
- a CDS encoding DUF2157 domain-containing protein, protein MKSFEERLRVESADWVGDGLLTESQRGALLARHPAAAGGGRFIAILGAVGGGLLLAGVCLLISANWQDLGDWLKIGGLVALLAGSYFAGWRLKVAPGLYPKTGDAFFMLGAGLFMAGIALVSQIFHLNSRPASGVLTWWLGIVAVPWLVRSKGAQAVSLLAFLVWLGMEFTTQGSWLSLQTGNLRFEDVICLVAIMTALGVAVWMSGLALRGTRHDVFASLHEKWGALLFCSGLYVLGFIRHFWPRGSDEWTVSPIPVGFVALLIALGAWGAWKHSRRDMLSLGVWIVIALVPVGAVLTGWNTGDGGWLWSAWSWTALFVLNVFMIRLGLATGRESWVNLGLGFIAINIVTRYFDLFGTMLEGGVFFVISGVIVLTLGIYLERKRRGWLTAMRAEKEVA, encoded by the coding sequence ATGAAATCATTCGAAGAACGCCTCCGCGTTGAATCGGCAGATTGGGTGGGCGACGGGTTGCTGACTGAATCGCAACGCGGCGCGCTGCTGGCCCGGCATCCGGCTGCGGCGGGTGGCGGGCGGTTTATCGCCATTCTGGGCGCGGTCGGCGGCGGACTGCTGCTGGCCGGCGTGTGTTTGTTGATCAGTGCGAACTGGCAGGACCTCGGGGATTGGTTGAAGATCGGTGGCCTGGTCGCACTTTTGGCGGGTTCGTATTTCGCAGGCTGGCGGCTCAAGGTCGCGCCAGGGCTGTATCCAAAAACCGGGGATGCGTTTTTTATGCTGGGGGCGGGCCTCTTCATGGCCGGAATTGCACTGGTGAGTCAGATCTTCCACCTCAACTCGCGACCGGCTTCGGGCGTGCTGACTTGGTGGCTGGGCATTGTGGCGGTGCCGTGGCTGGTTCGATCAAAGGGCGCGCAGGCGGTCAGCTTATTGGCCTTTCTGGTGTGGTTGGGTATGGAGTTTACGACCCAAGGTTCGTGGCTCTCCCTGCAGACGGGCAACCTGCGTTTTGAAGATGTGATTTGTCTGGTGGCAATCATGACGGCGCTGGGTGTTGCCGTATGGATGTCCGGTCTCGCTTTGCGCGGCACACGTCACGACGTCTTTGCCTCGCTCCATGAAAAATGGGGAGCGCTGCTCTTTTGCTCGGGCCTATATGTGCTCGGTTTCATCCGGCATTTCTGGCCGAGGGGAAGTGATGAATGGACGGTCTCGCCGATTCCCGTGGGGTTTGTCGCACTGCTCATTGCGCTAGGTGCCTGGGGCGCGTGGAAGCACAGCCGTCGTGATATGTTGTCGTTGGGTGTGTGGATAGTGATCGCGCTGGTTCCGGTCGGTGCAGTGCTGACTGGCTGGAATACCGGCGACGGCGGCTGGTTGTGGAGCGCGTGGTCTTGGACCGCGTTGTTTGTGCTCAATGTGTTTATGATCCGGTTGGGTCTGGCGACGGGTCGTGAGAGCTGGGTTAACCTCGGTCTGGGTTTCATCGCGATCAACATCGTCACGCGCTACTTCGATCTCTTCGGCACGATGCTGGAAGGCGGGGTGTTCTTTGTGATTTCGGGCGTGATCGTCCTGACGCTGGGAATTTATCTGGAACGCAAACGTCGCGGCTGGCTCACCGCCATGCGTGCGGAAAAGGAGGTCGCATGA
- a CDS encoding GDYXXLXY domain-containing protein → MNIKSARWVWAVVLAQVVFLLAWAGYHEGVRHTAPTVRLKTLPVDPRDILRGDYMILNYEISRTEKFPIAANGDVFVVLKPEGAHHVVADVLTEEPAADDPRLWVYARAWQNGNNLRLDYGIERFFVPEGRGTPRFTTLEVEAAVSGAHRLYIRHVWLDGKKFP, encoded by the coding sequence ATGAATATTAAATCTGCACGTTGGGTCTGGGCGGTGGTGCTGGCGCAGGTGGTTTTCCTCCTCGCGTGGGCGGGTTATCACGAAGGCGTGAGGCACACTGCGCCGACGGTCCGTTTGAAAACATTGCCGGTTGATCCGCGCGATATCCTGCGCGGCGATTACATGATCTTGAACTACGAGATCAGCCGGACGGAAAAATTTCCGATCGCGGCAAATGGCGACGTGTTCGTCGTGCTCAAGCCCGAGGGCGCGCATCATGTAGTGGCCGATGTTCTCACGGAGGAGCCTGCCGCCGACGATCCGCGTCTGTGGGTGTATGCGCGGGCTTGGCAGAATGGAAACAACCTGCGACTTGATTACGGAATCGAGCGGTTCTTCGTGCCCGAAGGTCGGGGCACACCGCGGTTCACCACGCTGGAAGTTGAGGCGGCGGTCAGTGGGGCGCATCGGCTCTATATCCGTCACGTGTGGCTCGACGGGAAAAAATTCCCGTAA
- a CDS encoding MarR family winged helix-turn-helix transcriptional regulator, with protein MQPELGHELTRAVMTTADVFLRESQRLFRPHGITAAQYNVFSALASAGEGISQRELGDVLVVDRSNVTGLVDRMEKAGWVKREDDPADRRVYRVILTPAGRRLWEKVSPAYQAVVMQVVGALTQKQARETLQSLKELQAGAVAWRLPEE; from the coding sequence ATGCAGCCTGAACTTGGCCACGAATTGACCCGTGCGGTGATGACAACCGCGGATGTTTTTCTGCGGGAGAGTCAGCGCCTCTTCCGTCCGCACGGGATTACCGCCGCGCAGTATAACGTGTTTAGTGCGCTGGCGTCGGCGGGCGAAGGCATCAGTCAGCGTGAACTGGGCGATGTTTTGGTCGTGGACCGGTCGAACGTCACTGGTTTGGTCGATCGCATGGAAAAAGCCGGCTGGGTGAAGCGTGAGGACGATCCCGCCGATCGTCGTGTGTATCGAGTGATACTGACGCCGGCCGGCCGGCGGTTGTGGGAAAAAGTTTCGCCCGCCTATCAGGCGGTGGTGATGCAGGTCGTCGGGGCGCTCACGCAAAAGCAGGCGCGCGAGACGTTGCAGTCATTGAAGGAATTGCAGGCGGGCGCGGTGGCATGGCGACTGCCCGAGGAGTGA
- the fabV gene encoding enoyl-ACP reductase FabV, translating into MVIKPKVRGFVCVTAHPAGCAAHVQEWIDYVKAKGPVKNGPKKVLVIGSSTGYGLASRISAAFGSGAATIGVFFERPSEPDKTATPGWYNTAAFTTAAKKAGLYVKNFNGDAFSDQLKTDVLAAIKADLGQIDLVVYSLASPRRTHPKTGVVHKSCLKPVGQTYSNKTVDTDKGIVSTITIEPANEAEIADTKAVMGGEDWEMWINALDEAKLLAPGATSVAYSYIGPELTWPIYKNGTIGLAKNDLERAGKSINATLKTNGYGRAFISVNKALVTQASSAIPVVPLYISILYKIMKAKGSHEGCIEQIDRLFRTQMFGGTGLDFDDAGRVRIDDWEMKPDVQAEVAALWPEVTTENLAALTDIAGYRTEFLKLFGFGLPGIDYEADIDPHVELPA; encoded by the coding sequence ATGGTCATCAAACCCAAAGTCCGTGGCTTCGTCTGTGTCACCGCCCACCCCGCCGGCTGCGCCGCGCACGTTCAGGAATGGATCGACTACGTGAAGGCCAAGGGCCCCGTGAAAAACGGTCCCAAGAAGGTCCTCGTGATCGGTTCCTCCACCGGCTACGGCCTCGCCTCCCGCATCTCGGCCGCCTTCGGTTCCGGCGCCGCCACGATCGGCGTCTTCTTCGAGCGCCCGTCCGAGCCCGACAAGACCGCCACCCCCGGCTGGTATAACACCGCCGCGTTCACCACCGCCGCGAAGAAGGCCGGCCTCTACGTCAAAAACTTTAACGGCGACGCCTTCTCCGACCAGCTCAAGACCGACGTCCTCGCCGCCATCAAGGCCGATCTGGGCCAGATCGACCTCGTCGTCTACTCCCTCGCCTCGCCCCGCCGCACGCACCCGAAGACCGGCGTCGTCCACAAATCCTGCCTCAAGCCCGTCGGTCAGACCTATTCCAACAAGACCGTCGATACCGACAAGGGCATCGTCTCCACTATCACCATCGAGCCCGCCAACGAGGCCGAGATCGCCGACACCAAGGCCGTCATGGGTGGCGAAGACTGGGAGATGTGGATCAACGCCCTCGACGAGGCCAAGCTCCTCGCCCCCGGCGCCACCTCCGTCGCCTATTCCTACATCGGACCCGAGCTCACCTGGCCCATCTACAAAAACGGCACCATCGGTCTCGCCAAGAACGACCTCGAGCGCGCCGGCAAGTCAATCAACGCCACGCTCAAGACCAACGGTTACGGCCGCGCCTTTATCTCCGTCAACAAGGCGCTCGTTACCCAGGCCAGCTCCGCCATTCCCGTCGTTCCCCTCTACATTTCGATCCTCTACAAGATCATGAAAGCCAAGGGCAGCCACGAGGGTTGCATCGAACAGATCGACCGTCTCTTCCGCACCCAGATGTTCGGCGGCACCGGTCTCGACTTCGATGATGCCGGCCGCGTCCGCATCGACGACTGGGAAATGAAGCCCGACGTCCAGGCCGAGGTCGCCGCTCTCTGGCCCGAGGTCACGACCGAGAACCTCGCCGCTCTGACCGACATCGCCGGTTACCGCACCGAGTTCTTGAAGCTCTTCGGCTTCGGTCTCCCCGGTATCGATTACGAGGCCGACATCGATCCGCACGTCGAGCTGCCCGCCTAA
- a CDS encoding AMP-binding protein → MADIPLFPRAHAPWFIGWPVIVLSRLLYKVRALNVDRIPAQGGALIVTNHLSYADVLVMQLACPRPIRFVGHEAFPRRSWLFRVIYKLTGTVPVSPANALETVRRVSKLLQAGELVLVFAEGGISRTGQLMKLQRGFEMMARKAGVPVVPAAHDGLWGSLFSFSDNKYLFKSPRLMRTAVCVAWGEPIPAAQADASTVRRALLDLGCEAFEERPQLKRHLGSEIVRRLGRHPGRLALVDRTASRRELKAAQLFAAAAALSRHIRKTVPESRVGIVLPPGAGASIVNLAVLCAGKVPVNFNFTAGRSAVESSLRMSGVKTIISADAMKSKAAGFPWPERTLDLTTTIKEIGGKRALFPWFLAAWILPNQLLPVLLGLPRKGDRAEAGLLFTSGSSGEPKGVPLTHRNILANCWQFSTLSIFPSSSVMLSCLPVFHSFGFTVNMWYPLLRPCRSVTVPSPLDTKKIIEAIREEKVTVMVGAPTFMRPILKKAEVADLTSLEVLVSGAEKMPMDLYESFLEKFKIEIMQGYGMTEASPATNVNQPDPAVPTQAAGHQDGKRLGSVGRMMAGMTARVLDPETRNELPAGETGIVAFRGANMFGGYLDDPKKTAEVFHDGWYITGDLGRFDEDGFLFIEGRLSRFSKIAGEMVPHGTVEQKLIEAFALDQSEGYALVVMGVPDPGKGEQLVLLSANDAITAESVKEKLTAAGVPNLWIPKTVERVEKIPVLGTGKLDLKSCKDLALKAAGVS, encoded by the coding sequence ATGGCTGACATTCCTTTATTTCCCCGCGCACATGCTCCCTGGTTCATCGGCTGGCCCGTGATCGTGTTGAGCCGGTTACTTTACAAAGTGCGCGCGCTGAACGTGGACCGCATCCCCGCGCAGGGTGGGGCGCTCATCGTGACGAATCACCTGTCGTATGCCGATGTCCTCGTGATGCAGCTGGCCTGCCCGCGGCCGATCCGGTTCGTCGGACATGAAGCGTTTCCTCGGCGCAGCTGGCTGTTTCGCGTCATCTACAAACTCACCGGCACCGTTCCCGTTTCGCCGGCCAACGCACTCGAAACCGTCCGCCGCGTTTCCAAATTACTCCAAGCCGGCGAACTCGTGCTGGTCTTCGCCGAGGGTGGCATTTCACGGACCGGTCAACTGATGAAACTTCAGCGCGGTTTCGAGATGATGGCGCGCAAGGCGGGTGTGCCGGTGGTGCCCGCCGCTCACGACGGTCTTTGGGGCTCCTTGTTTTCCTTCTCGGATAACAAGTATCTATTCAAGTCCCCGCGTCTCATGCGCACGGCAGTGTGCGTGGCGTGGGGCGAACCGATTCCCGCCGCTCAAGCCGATGCTTCCACGGTTCGCCGCGCTTTGCTCGATCTCGGATGTGAGGCGTTCGAGGAACGTCCGCAGCTGAAGCGTCACCTCGGCAGTGAAATCGTGCGTCGCCTCGGACGGCATCCGGGCCGGCTGGCGCTCGTGGATCGCACCGCGTCACGGCGGGAGCTCAAGGCGGCGCAACTGTTCGCGGCGGCGGCTGCACTTTCGCGTCACATCAGGAAGACCGTGCCGGAATCGCGCGTGGGCATTGTGCTGCCGCCGGGGGCCGGTGCCAGCATCGTCAACCTCGCCGTGTTATGCGCGGGCAAGGTGCCGGTGAATTTTAATTTTACCGCGGGACGCTCCGCTGTGGAGTCGAGCCTGCGTATGTCGGGTGTGAAGACGATCATCTCGGCGGATGCGATGAAGTCCAAAGCCGCCGGATTTCCATGGCCTGAGCGCACGCTTGATCTGACCACGACGATCAAGGAAATCGGCGGCAAGCGCGCGCTGTTTCCCTGGTTCCTGGCGGCGTGGATCCTGCCCAATCAATTGCTGCCGGTGTTGCTCGGGTTGCCGCGCAAAGGGGATCGGGCGGAAGCGGGTCTGCTGTTCACCAGCGGCAGTTCGGGCGAGCCTAAGGGCGTGCCGCTCACGCATCGCAACATCCTCGCCAACTGCTGGCAGTTTTCGACGTTGTCTATTTTCCCTTCGAGCTCGGTCATGTTGAGCTGCCTGCCGGTGTTTCACAGCTTCGGATTTACCGTGAACATGTGGTATCCGCTGCTGCGCCCGTGCCGTTCGGTCACGGTCCCGAGTCCGCTCGACACCAAGAAAATTATCGAGGCGATCCGCGAAGAAAAAGTCACGGTGATGGTGGGCGCACCGACGTTTATGCGTCCGATCCTCAAAAAAGCCGAAGTCGCCGATCTGACTTCGCTCGAGGTTCTGGTATCAGGCGCCGAAAAAATGCCGATGGATCTCTACGAAAGCTTCCTGGAGAAATTTAAAATCGAGATCATGCAGGGCTACGGCATGACCGAGGCGTCGCCTGCGACCAATGTCAACCAGCCGGATCCGGCTGTGCCGACGCAGGCTGCGGGGCATCAGGATGGAAAGCGTCTGGGTTCGGTCGGTCGCATGATGGCGGGTATGACAGCGCGGGTGCTCGATCCGGAAACACGCAACGAGCTGCCCGCAGGCGAGACGGGTATCGTGGCATTTCGTGGTGCCAATATGTTTGGCGGTTATCTCGATGATCCAAAGAAGACCGCCGAAGTGTTCCACGACGGTTGGTATATCACCGGTGATTTGGGGCGGTTCGACGAAGACGGTTTCCTTTTTATAGAAGGACGCCTTTCACGTTTCTCAAAAATTGCCGGCGAGATGGTGCCGCATGGAACGGTGGAGCAAAAACTGATCGAGGCTTTTGCGCTCGATCAATCGGAAGGCTACGCGCTCGTGGTGATGGGCGTGCCTGATCCGGGCAAGGGCGAGCAGCTCGTGTTGTTGTCCGCCAACGATGCGATCACGGCCGAGAGCGTGAAAGAAAAGCTCACGGCTGCGGGCGTTCCCAATCTATGGATACCGAAGACCGTCGAGCGCGTGGAAAAAATCCCGGTGCTGGGAACGGGCAAACTTGATCTCAAGAGCTGCAAGGATCTCGCGCTGAAGGCCGCGGGCGTATCATGA
- a CDS encoding AAA family ATPase has translation MIASVVFRNFKALRSTSLALSPFNLLIGPNGSGKTSLIQAILRLRALAKLPLAQATADAERRPEGAEITFRFDAPHDGLEAVLSCVSDTVCDLLQVVPLPTGEGVDDWTGLRARLLSMRSYLFDHYAIASPALLKDGTELVSNGGNVAAVLAARRDAHPEAFARMTTELIRLLPEYDDLDLSIRADQTVELRLRMAEGGELIAAENLSQGTLYLLAMLTLAYDPAPPAIVCIEEVDRGVHPRMLREIRDTLYRLSYPSEAGAQCTPVQVIATTHSPYLLDLFRDHPEEVVIAEKQGNAARFTRLDERADLAGMLSSGSLGDLWFSGVIGGVPEDK, from the coding sequence GTGATCGCTTCCGTTGTTTTCCGGAATTTCAAGGCGCTGCGCAGCACGAGTCTTGCGCTGTCGCCGTTCAACCTACTCATCGGTCCGAATGGCTCGGGTAAAACCAGCCTCATTCAGGCGATTTTGCGTCTGCGTGCGCTGGCCAAGCTTCCGCTGGCGCAAGCCACGGCGGATGCCGAACGCCGGCCCGAAGGTGCCGAGATCACGTTTCGTTTTGATGCTCCGCATGACGGTCTTGAAGCGGTGCTCAGCTGCGTATCGGACACGGTTTGCGACCTTCTTCAGGTTGTGCCGCTGCCCACCGGGGAAGGCGTGGATGACTGGACGGGTTTGCGCGCGCGCCTGTTGAGCATGCGCAGCTATCTGTTCGACCATTACGCGATCGCTTCGCCCGCGTTGCTCAAGGACGGCACGGAACTCGTCTCCAACGGAGGCAATGTGGCCGCGGTGCTCGCCGCCCGGCGCGATGCGCATCCGGAGGCATTTGCGCGTATGACGACCGAGTTGATCCGACTGCTGCCTGAGTATGATGACCTCGATCTTTCCATTCGTGCCGATCAGACCGTGGAGCTGCGCTTGCGAATGGCTGAGGGAGGGGAGTTGATCGCCGCGGAAAATCTTTCACAAGGGACACTCTACTTGCTCGCGATGCTTACGCTCGCCTACGACCCCGCGCCACCGGCCATCGTGTGTATCGAAGAAGTCGATCGTGGCGTGCATCCGCGCATGTTGCGCGAGATTCGGGATACACTTTACCGGCTGAGTTATCCCTCCGAGGCCGGCGCACAATGCACGCCGGTGCAAGTGATCGCGACGACCCATTCGCCTTATCTACTCGATCTCTTTCGCGATCATCCCGAAGAGGTCGTCATCGCGGAAAAGCAGGGGAATGCGGCCCGTTTCACCCGGCTCGATGAACGCGCCGATCTTGCCGGTATGTTGTCCTCGGGTTCGCTGGGTGACCTGTGGTTTTCCGGAGTGATCGGCGGTGTCCCCGAAGACAAATGA
- a CDS encoding amidohydrolase family protein: protein MRIDCHVHVVGTGTSGTGCWYRPRGLTRIGAPFLVRAVGLTMRDLHGPDFDRIYAERLLAYVQGAPSIDRAMLLAHELPYRDDGTPLPDRASFYVSNDHVLDLAQKHPEFLAGVSIHPSRRDAFEELEKCLTGGAAALKCLPNVQGIDWNDPRHTRFLELMAEAGLPLLAHTGSERTMPVMDAKLASPRVLTRPLEIGVTCIAAHCGTGMMLLDPDYLDVFVEMTERFPNLYGDNSALAALNFRLRPSALRRLKQGALAERILHGSDLPVPSSGLLPWAGGMLSWRAHRETARIKNPLERDAKLKEALGFSPDTFTRAGRVLRLPTRA, encoded by the coding sequence ATGAGAATCGACTGCCACGTCCACGTGGTCGGCACCGGCACGAGCGGCACGGGCTGCTGGTATCGGCCACGCGGGCTCACGCGGATTGGTGCGCCGTTTCTGGTGCGAGCGGTCGGGCTGACGATGCGCGATCTGCACGGGCCGGACTTTGACCGGATTTATGCGGAACGCTTGCTGGCTTATGTGCAGGGCGCGCCGTCGATTGATCGGGCGATGCTGCTGGCGCATGAGCTGCCTTATCGTGACGACGGCACGCCGTTGCCGGATCGCGCCTCGTTCTATGTGTCGAACGATCACGTGCTGGATCTCGCGCAAAAGCATCCGGAGTTTCTGGCAGGTGTTTCGATTCACCCCTCGCGACGGGATGCCTTCGAGGAGTTGGAAAAATGTCTGACGGGCGGAGCGGCTGCGCTGAAGTGCCTGCCGAATGTGCAAGGCATTGACTGGAACGATCCGCGACATACTCGGTTTTTGGAACTGATGGCGGAGGCGGGTCTGCCACTGCTCGCGCATACCGGCAGTGAACGCACGATGCCGGTGATGGATGCGAAACTGGCGTCGCCGCGTGTGCTCACGCGACCGCTGGAAATCGGGGTGACCTGTATCGCGGCGCATTGCGGGACCGGCATGATGCTGCTCGATCCCGATTACCTCGACGTGTTTGTAGAGATGACCGAGCGCTTCCCGAATCTTTATGGTGATAACAGTGCGCTGGCGGCGCTGAACTTTCGCCTGCGCCCCTCGGCGTTACGTCGCTTGAAACAAGGTGCGCTGGCGGAGCGTATTCTGCACGGAAGCGATCTACCGGTGCCTTCAAGCGGATTGCTGCCGTGGGCCGGTGGCATGTTGTCGTGGCGGGCGCATCGTGAAACGGCGCGCATTAAGAATCCGTTGGAACGGGATGCGAAACTGAAAGAGGCGCTGGGCTTTAGTCCGGATACTTTTACGCGGGCGGGCCGAGTGTTGAGACTTCCGACGAGGGCGTGA
- a CDS encoding SulP family inorganic anion transporter gives MSASHPPTVPSANTLSVQPAVRPPAGWAGAAVSTGMAGITVGAVMVVRAFSASAVIFAGALASNFEIGLGAALISQVVIGGLLATFSAYRGTIATASPETSAALAVMMVAASAVLPSGPELGGLLLACCALAAGVFGAVLWMMGRMGWGNFIRFVPYPVIGGFLAGVGWVLTKSGALIVLPHPWSWEAVRAHAGTCALAVMLAAALVAAQRVYKKRMGVPVLLIAAVGLFHGWAFMYGHSEAALREAGLLIIGQGSGGSLWHHEGLFALFHVPPDAMWSILPQLGTLVLVGVVALLLTLSGVEVSTRTEIDLNRELQVTGSANILAGLGGGLPGFVSATSTTLARALAPVTRTVGWIATAVCVVALAGGSSVLSWMPSFVVSGVTLATGLGYLLDWVVGGWKRFAPLDLALVLIVLAVTVVFGLLPAVAAGIAGAVVLFIVSFSLVDVVTMQTDGSNLRSSVERSPSDRAWLGEQGKAIQVLRLHGFVFFGTATQLLARLRHIAVDIPEVRFLILDGRRVSGVDASAAYALMRLSQIAVERRVSILLTGFSTGVLKRLERGGLRLTEGSQLRRFDDLDRGLEWCEERLLVRERPPSADAASLSFMDGLRPALAFAEPFKMGAGEVLVKQGERSDEIYLVEDGLLTIRLEMKNGQTIRLRTLRAGTVIGEMAFYLGTLRSAAVITESPVHGYKLTRESLDRLAVQYPAAAARFHETLARQLAERLSEANRLMETAIL, from the coding sequence ATGTCCGCCTCCCATCCTCCGACCGTTCCTTCAGCCAACACGCTTTCCGTGCAACCGGCGGTGCGTCCGCCGGCCGGCTGGGCGGGCGCGGCGGTGTCCACGGGCATGGCTGGCATCACGGTGGGTGCGGTCATGGTGGTGCGGGCGTTTTCGGCGTCGGCAGTGATTTTTGCAGGAGCGCTGGCCTCTAATTTTGAGATCGGCCTGGGCGCGGCGCTGATCAGCCAAGTCGTGATCGGCGGCTTGCTGGCGACGTTCAGCGCGTATCGGGGCACGATTGCGACGGCCAGTCCGGAGACGAGCGCGGCGCTGGCGGTGATGATGGTTGCGGCATCGGCGGTGCTGCCGTCGGGGCCAGAACTTGGCGGATTGTTATTGGCGTGTTGCGCGCTGGCGGCGGGGGTATTTGGCGCGGTGTTGTGGATGATGGGCCGGATGGGGTGGGGGAATTTTATCCGCTTCGTGCCGTATCCCGTGATTGGCGGATTTCTCGCGGGAGTAGGCTGGGTGCTCACCAAGAGCGGCGCGTTGATCGTGTTGCCGCACCCGTGGTCGTGGGAAGCCGTGAGAGCACACGCGGGAACCTGCGCTCTGGCGGTCATGCTGGCGGCGGCTTTGGTCGCGGCGCAGCGGGTGTATAAAAAACGTATGGGCGTGCCGGTGCTGTTGATCGCGGCGGTCGGGTTGTTTCATGGCTGGGCGTTTATGTATGGCCATTCAGAGGCTGCGTTGCGCGAGGCGGGACTCTTGATCATCGGTCAAGGCAGTGGCGGCAGCCTGTGGCATCACGAAGGCTTGTTTGCGCTGTTTCATGTGCCGCCGGATGCGATGTGGAGCATCCTGCCGCAGCTCGGCACGCTGGTGCTCGTGGGTGTGGTGGCGTTGCTGCTCACATTAAGCGGAGTCGAAGTGAGCACGCGCACCGAGATCGATTTGAATCGCGAACTTCAGGTGACGGGATCGGCCAATATTTTAGCAGGGTTGGGCGGAGGCCTGCCGGGATTTGTCTCGGCGACGAGCACGACGCTGGCGCGGGCACTGGCGCCGGTGACGCGGACGGTGGGCTGGATTGCCACGGCGGTGTGCGTGGTGGCGCTGGCGGGCGGCTCCAGTGTCTTGTCGTGGATGCCCTCGTTTGTGGTGAGCGGTGTGACGCTGGCGACGGGACTGGGTTATCTGCTCGATTGGGTGGTGGGCGGATGGAAACGCTTTGCGCCGCTCGATCTCGCGCTGGTGCTCATCGTTCTGGCGGTGACGGTGGTGTTTGGTTTGTTGCCGGCGGTCGCGGCGGGAATCGCGGGGGCGGTGGTGCTGTTTATCGTGAGTTTCAGCCTGGTGGATGTGGTCACGATGCAGACGGATGGAAGCAACCTGCGCAGCTCGGTGGAACGGTCTCCGTCGGATCGCGCCTGGCTGGGTGAACAAGGCAAGGCGATCCAGGTGTTGCGTCTGCACGGATTCGTTTTTTTCGGAACGGCGACGCAGTTGTTGGCGCGGTTGCGTCATATCGCGGTGGATATACCGGAAGTGCGTTTTTTGATTCTCGACGGACGCAGAGTCAGTGGAGTGGATGCTTCGGCGGCTTATGCACTCATGCGCCTCTCGCAGATTGCGGTGGAGCGGCGGGTATCGATTTTACTCACGGGATTTTCGACGGGCGTGCTGAAGCGTCTGGAGCGGGGCGGACTGCGATTGACGGAAGGATCACAGCTGCGGCGCTTCGATGATCTGGATCGCGGACTCGAGTGGTGCGAAGAGCGCCTGCTGGTGCGCGAGCGTCCGCCGAGCGCGGATGCGGCGTCGCTTTCGTTTATGGATGGATTGCGGCCGGCGCTCGCGTTTGCGGAGCCGTTTAAGATGGGGGCGGGTGAAGTGCTGGTGAAACAAGGCGAGCGATCGGATGAGATTTATCTGGTCGAGGACGGGTTGCTCACCATCCGGCTGGAGATGAAGAACGGGCAGACGATCCGTCTGCGCACACTGCGGGCGGGCACGGTGATCGGAGAGATGGCATTTTATCTGGGAACGCTGCGGAGCGCGGCGGTGATTACAGAATCGCCGGTGCACGGCTACAAGTTGACGCGCGAATCTCTGGACCGGCTTGCGGTGCAGTATCCGGCGGCAGCGGCGCGGTTTCACGAGACACTGGCGCGTCAACTGGCCGAGCGATTGTCCGAGGCAAACCGGCTCATGGAGACGGCGATTCTTTGA